In Streptomyces sp. ML-6, the genomic stretch GCGGCTTCGGCGGTCTGCTGGGCGTCGGCCAGGGCTCGTCCCACGGCCCCCGCCTGGTGAAACTCGCCTACACGCACCCGAAGGCGGAGAAGACCCTGGCCCTGGTCGGCAAGGGCATCACCTACGACTCGGGCGGCATCTCGCTGAAGCCGGCCGGCCACAACGAGACGATGAAGTGCGACATGAGCGGTGCCGCCGCCGTGTTCGCCGCCGTCGTCGCGGCCGCCCGCCTGGGCCTCCGGGTCAACGTCACCGGCTGGCTGGCGCTCGCCGAGAACATGCCGTCGGGCAACGCCACCCGCCCCGGTGACGTGCTGCGCATGTACAGCGGCAAGACCGTCGAGGTCCTCAACACGGACGCCGAGGGCCGGCTCGTCCTCGCCGACGCGCTGACCCGGGCCTCCGAGGAGAAGCCGGACGCGATCGTCGACGTGGCGACCCTGACCGGCGCGATGGTGCTGGCGCTGGGCAACCGCACCTTCGGCATCATGGCGAACGACGACGCCTTCCGGACCTCGATCCACGAGATCGCCGAGGAGGTCGGCGAGGCGTCCTGGCCGATGCCGCTCCCCGCCGACCTGCGCAAGGGCATGGACTCCCCGACCGCCGACATCGCCAACATGGGCGAGCGGATGGGCGGCGGCCTGGTGGCCGGCCTGTTCCTGCAGGAGTTCGTGGGCGAAGGCATCACCTGGGCGCACCTGGACATCGCGGGCCCGGCCTTCCACGAGGGCGCGCCGTACGGCTACACGCCCAAGGGCGGCACCGGTTCCGCCGTCCGCACGCTGGTCGGGCTGGCCGAGCGCACCGCCGCCGGGGACCTCGGCTGATCTCCGGAGCGATGTACGGTACGGCCCCGGGCATACGTCCGGGGCCGTACGCGTTGCCTCCCACGGCGTCGTCGTACGGATCCGGCGGGGTTTCGCTCTGGACGAAACCAGCGTTCCCGCCCGTCTCCCGCGCCGGCCTTCCCGGGCGGCGCCGCACACCTGGAATCACCCCCGCTCCCTACTTCGCGGTAACCCACCGGGACGGATGATCGTCCGCCCCGGACCCGGGCCCCGCGTCCCGCCGACCGTCAACAAGTGCGAAGATGGGTTCTCGGCAGGACAGGGCCCCCACCACAGGGCCGACATAACACAAAGCGGCCGAACACCAGCCGACCGGCCGGTCATCCCCCAGCGACGGGGCCCGGCGTACGGCGCACATGCATGGAGGACGTGACGTGGCGAACGACGCCAGCACCGTTTTCGACCTAGTGATCCTCGGCGGTGGTAGCGGCGGTTACGCCGCGGCCCTGCGCGGAGCGCAGCTGGGCCTGGACGTCGCTCTGATCGAGAAGGGCAAGGTCGGCGGCACCTGCCTGCACAACGGCTGCATCCCCACGAAGGCCCTGCTGCACGCGGGCGAGATCGCCGACCAGGCGCGCGAGTCCGCGCAGTTCGGTGTGAAGGCCACCTTCGAGGGCATCGACATCGAGGCCGTCCACAAGTACAAGGACGACGTGATCTCCGGCCTGTACAAGGGCCTGCAGGGACTCATCGCCTCGCGCAAGGTCACCTACATCGAGGGCGAGGGCCGGCTCTCCTCCCCCACCTCGGTGGACGTGAACGGCCAGCGCATCCAGGGCCGCCACGTGCTGCTCGCGACCGGCTCCGTGCCGAAGTCGCTGCCGGGCCTGGAGATCGACGGCAACCGCATCATCTCCTCGGACCACGCGCTGAAGCTGGACCGCGTCCCGAAGTCCGCGATCGTGCTGGGCGGCGGCGTCATCGGCGTCGAGTTCGCCTCGGCGTGGACCTCCTTCGGC encodes the following:
- a CDS encoding leucyl aminopeptidase, translated to MTALTLSTAGAATLRADALVVGVAKGSKGPVLAPGAEAVDTAFDGKLATVLEALGATGAEGEVTKLPAPDGLKVPVVIAAGLGSVPEKDGAYDAEALRRAAGSAARVLAGSKKAGFALPLASAGDAGAVAEGALLGAYAFTAYQGGEDKLAPKGKKNGNGVKPPLGEVALLGGKPRDKAFKAAVERATAVTEEINRARDLINTPPNDLYPESFAAVATAAGKEHGIKVQVLDEKALVKGGFGGLLGVGQGSSHGPRLVKLAYTHPKAEKTLALVGKGITYDSGGISLKPAGHNETMKCDMSGAAAVFAAVVAAARLGLRVNVTGWLALAENMPSGNATRPGDVLRMYSGKTVEVLNTDAEGRLVLADALTRASEEKPDAIVDVATLTGAMVLALGNRTFGIMANDDAFRTSIHEIAEEVGEASWPMPLPADLRKGMDSPTADIANMGERMGGGLVAGLFLQEFVGEGITWAHLDIAGPAFHEGAPYGYTPKGGTGSAVRTLVGLAERTAAGDLG